In Helianthus annuus cultivar XRQ/B chromosome 3, HanXRQr2.0-SUNRISE, whole genome shotgun sequence, a single window of DNA contains:
- the LOC110930781 gene encoding oxygen-dependent coproporphyrinogen-III oxidase, chloroplastic: MISSLPSTSTFQLPTSTPPPTKTLTLITPYSISHQFPCKKPIKNTTFKIQSSPSSHMIEKETAETHRPDTFLRDSDGGSSVEAGSIRARFEKMIREAQDSVCAAIEAADGGAKFKEDVWSRPGGGGGISRVLQDGAVWEKAGVNVSVVYGVMPPEAYRAANPAANAAENGNFKPEPVPFFAAGVSSVLHPKNPFAPTLHFNYRYFETDARKDAPGAPRSWWFGGGTDLTPAYIFEEDVKHFHTVQKNACDKFDPSFYPRFKKWCDDYFYIKHRNERRGLGGIFFDDLNDYDQEMLLSFATECANSVVDAYIPIIERRKDTPFTDKHKAWQQLRRGRYVEFNLVYDRGTTFGLKTGGRIESILVSLPLTARWEYDHKPEEGSEEWKLLDACINPKEWV; encoded by the exons ATGATCTCTTCACTCCCTTCAACCTCTACATTTCAATTACCCACTTCCACCCCTCCACCAAcaaaaaccctaaccctaatcaCCCCCTATTCCATTTCCCACCAATTCCCCTGCAAAAAACCAATAAAAAACACAACTTTCAAGATCCAATCATCACCCTCATCACACATGATCGAAAAGGAGACCGCAGAGACCCACCGTCCGGACACTTTTCTCCGAGATTCCGACGGTGGATCATCGGTTGAAGCGGGTTCAATTAGAGCTCGCTTTGAGAAGATGATACGGGAGGCGCAGGACAGCGTGTGTGCGGCGATTGAGGCGGCGGACGGTGGTGCGAAGTTTAAGGAGGATGTGTGGTCGAGGCCGGGTGGGGGTGGTGGGATAAGTAGGGTTTTGCAAGACGGTGCCGTTTGGGAGAAAGCTGGGGTGAATGTTTCGGTGGTGTATGGTGTGATGCCACCTGAAGCTTATAGGGCTGCTAATCCTGCTGCTAATGCTGCTGAAAATGGCAACTTTAAGCCTGAACCTGTTCCCTTTTTTGCTGCTGGTGTTAGCTCT GTTTTACACCCAAAGAACCCTTTTGCACCAACGTTGCATTTCAATTATCGTTATTTTGAGACTGATGCTCGAAAAG ATGCTCCCGGAGCACCAAGATCATGGTGGTTTGGTGGCGGTACTGATTTGACACCTGCTTATATATTCGAAGAAGATGTCAAGCACTTCCATACG GTACAAAAAAATGCCTGTGACAAATTTGATCCGAGCTTCTATCCACGTTTCAAGAAATGGTGTGATGATTATTTTTACATTAAG CACCGAAATGAGAGACGGGGGCTTGGAGGCATATTTTTCGATGATTTAAACGACTATGATCAAGAAATGCTCCTCTCTTTTGCCACTG AGTGCGCCAACTCTGTGGTTGATGCATATATACCGATTATAGAAAGGAGAAAGGATACGCCATTCACTGATAAACACAAGGCATGGCAGCAACTGAGAAGGGGCCGTTATGTGGAATTCAATTTG GTGTATGATCGAGGGACAACATTCGGTCTTAAAACTGGAGGTCGGATTGAAAGCATTCTTGTCTCTTTGCCGCTAACAGCCAGATGGGAATATGACCAT AAACCTGAAGAGGGTAGCGAAGAATGGAAACTTTTGGATGCTTGTATTAACCCGAAAGAGTGGGTTTGA